The following proteins come from a genomic window of Natronosalvus vescus:
- a CDS encoding DNA-directed RNA polymerase subunit epsilon codes for MSPNGVSSGAGIDRPAGLEHDRQRQAIELETRPGSGTLSRADHQRDATVRRWGVITPSATVIGRPESPGDDLSTSIRRLHDEQHGATPGYSERAHRLDRLRTTQALCNALEVTPWQRDLALGVMDEIDLTEFGSQRAIPKVALVVIRHVVDVDRRSYFGLDDIDVSALSPERMEELFGQYRAHDITDEATFKRLAAQHGLDTTSLNRLRRVLKGQLEDELPAYGRNPYRDPNLPQVTEDDDAADGASSGDDANGDDETPAEPE; via the coding sequence ATGAGCCCGAACGGTGTCTCGAGCGGGGCGGGAATCGATCGACCGGCAGGTCTCGAGCACGATCGCCAGCGCCAGGCCATCGAGCTCGAAACCCGGCCAGGGTCGGGCACGCTGTCGCGCGCCGACCACCAGCGCGACGCGACGGTTCGTCGCTGGGGTGTGATCACGCCGAGTGCGACCGTCATCGGCCGCCCGGAATCCCCGGGAGACGATCTCTCCACAAGTATTCGGCGGCTCCACGACGAACAACACGGAGCGACGCCAGGATACAGCGAGCGCGCCCATCGACTCGACCGGCTGCGCACCACCCAGGCGCTCTGTAATGCCCTCGAGGTCACCCCGTGGCAGCGCGACCTCGCGCTTGGCGTGATGGACGAGATCGATCTCACCGAGTTCGGTAGCCAGCGCGCGATTCCGAAGGTCGCACTCGTGGTCATCCGTCACGTCGTCGACGTCGACCGACGATCGTACTTCGGGCTCGACGACATCGACGTCAGTGCGCTCTCACCCGAACGGATGGAGGAACTCTTCGGACAATACCGGGCTCACGACATCACCGACGAGGCGACGTTCAAACGCCTCGCGGCCCAGCACGGGCTGGATACGACGAGTCTGAATCGCTTGCGTCGCGTGCTTAAGGGCCAACTCGAGGACGAGCTGCCTGCCTACGGACGGAACCCGTATCGCGATCCGAATTTACCCCAGGTTACCGAGGACGACGATGCGGCAGACGGGGCAAGCAGTGGCGACGATGCGAACGGCGACGACGAGACTCCCGCCGAACCCGAGTGA
- a CDS encoding thermonuclease family protein, producing MEPNGVENLRRRSFLSMLGATAGGLALGSPQAGALESSTVPAEDGQLTHLSFYSTASQIAADGESELADDDVVVVWAEPTAENFETTADGPETVVYEDNDIPLVSEDGNVLGFGSVDFVSDDQGGFRFGNEHFLLNCFDDKIGGEGTVLWDEGHDQFHGLALENYESFRQYAADSGYELKATKSLLETDLSELTFDSTASLVDVDGTALTNPAYVVVWAEPTAENIDGEDDGAYLYDDDPIPLIAKAGQVVGFGGAGFAADSDFDNFSDANAEFIVNVLDDLTASSPADTPTILWDEAHDTFWNAGKFTDFASTVEDAGYAFATTDDLLEGDGSVPELEFFSTASLLAADRTPLTDDSLVAVWAEPTAENEDASDGAGEQTLAAVPSTPSATATHTWSFDDVDVEGEGEVDTITVEYPEGTSLDGLTNDDVTVVLTRELSSGPDTSEISVNSGSYSGSSATFDLSGIFTTSIVGDSSVTIEGLQNPPQEEYTATITFTSDENAVTIESEVAHDPNGFVAYPDDVDIPLVAVDGSVVGVGADFATDESDVDANRRFLVNAWEDRLGGTGTVLYDEGHGQALGLEDYSQLRTLAESRGFTVEATSDLESGLADADLVVITSPGEDFTDDTLDALSAFVTDGGAVFLHDEANFGGDSTPELNAIADALDLAFRFNSDQVVDDDNSAWAPFIPQTTNVNEAFDFFAGGGALETAAVLATASPSKAFTSAELDALSTFVDDGGGLLLFDESEHINEETDNLNAIAEHLTLPFRFNADQVEDGTNNAGTSFVPTSGNFNTGFDYFGEVDGPTLEDGDGLVVMTPEEAFTQAERDALSAYVDDGGALFLFDQSDFGGQGNEAVGFDETENLNEIADALDLAFRFNSDQVNDEGDFNIATSNLNTDFPYFETREKSIAIPFEQGGEYYGRVVRVFDGDTAEVEFDSEFDYRDVVRHIGIDTPETGTATNDPEEWFGIDDLEHLDAWGANATAYSLERLAPDAQAGESDVEGRRVKLTFDPVEPKRGNYGRLLMYMYYDPDDFDAGPAGQYTVNYNREMIETGHARIYSSGFSKHDAWAEIEEAALADGIGVWSGADFDALEEIRNDPVESLFVPEARSVRSRRGRDGGRLRPERVPVYASQTATQERGSSGVAYDDVPLVGVDERKNLALVGGLLIHEQYEGAEGFVDTSGYGNFPFLANLIDSLSETDGDVLIAGGQGQFNAPGSISLERCQYFMRYLEGVGTRLRQVNDLERTLPREETTPRAVLVTAPARELTMGEIIALRKYRTEGGAVILLGSADTDDDGFANLNALASGLNTDLRFNDDRVIDEDSHLADDPAILETGAFNDSFPLFGAYEPGE from the coding sequence ATGGAACCCAACGGGGTCGAAAATCTCAGGCGGCGATCGTTTCTGTCGATGCTCGGGGCCACAGCCGGCGGTCTCGCACTCGGAAGCCCCCAGGCCGGTGCACTCGAGTCGTCGACGGTACCCGCAGAGGACGGCCAGCTCACTCACCTCTCGTTTTACTCGACGGCGAGCCAAATCGCCGCCGACGGCGAGAGCGAACTCGCGGACGACGACGTCGTGGTCGTCTGGGCCGAACCTACTGCGGAGAACTTCGAGACGACGGCCGACGGCCCGGAGACGGTCGTCTACGAGGACAACGACATTCCGCTGGTCTCCGAGGACGGGAACGTCCTTGGCTTTGGCTCGGTCGACTTCGTCAGCGACGACCAGGGCGGCTTTCGTTTCGGGAACGAACACTTCCTCCTGAACTGCTTCGACGACAAAATCGGCGGCGAGGGGACGGTGCTGTGGGACGAGGGCCACGACCAGTTCCACGGGCTGGCCCTCGAGAACTACGAGTCGTTCCGCCAGTACGCCGCCGACTCGGGCTACGAGCTGAAAGCGACCAAGTCGTTGCTCGAGACCGACCTCTCGGAACTGACGTTCGACTCGACGGCGAGCTTGGTCGACGTCGACGGCACCGCCCTGACCAACCCGGCGTACGTCGTCGTCTGGGCCGAGCCGACGGCCGAGAACATTGACGGCGAGGACGACGGCGCGTACCTGTACGACGACGACCCGATTCCGCTCATCGCGAAAGCGGGCCAGGTCGTCGGCTTCGGCGGCGCCGGCTTCGCCGCCGACAGCGATTTCGACAACTTCAGCGATGCCAACGCCGAATTCATCGTGAACGTCCTCGACGACCTCACGGCGTCGAGTCCCGCGGACACGCCGACGATCCTCTGGGACGAGGCACACGACACCTTCTGGAACGCTGGTAAGTTCACCGACTTCGCGTCGACCGTCGAGGACGCGGGCTACGCGTTCGCCACGACCGACGACCTGCTCGAGGGCGACGGCTCCGTGCCGGAACTCGAGTTCTTCTCGACGGCGAGTCTCCTGGCCGCCGACCGAACACCGTTGACCGACGACTCCCTGGTCGCCGTCTGGGCCGAGCCGACGGCCGAGAACGAGGATGCGAGCGACGGTGCCGGAGAGCAGACGCTCGCCGCCGTCCCCTCGACGCCGTCGGCCACGGCGACGCACACCTGGTCGTTCGACGACGTCGACGTCGAGGGCGAGGGCGAGGTCGACACGATTACCGTCGAGTACCCCGAGGGAACGAGCCTCGACGGGCTGACCAACGACGACGTGACGGTCGTCCTCACGCGGGAACTGAGCAGCGGCCCGGACACGAGCGAGATCAGCGTCAACAGCGGAAGCTATAGCGGCTCGAGTGCCACCTTCGACCTCAGCGGTATCTTCACGACGTCCATCGTCGGCGATTCGAGCGTGACGATCGAAGGCCTCCAGAACCCGCCACAGGAGGAGTATACGGCGACTATCACGTTCACCAGCGACGAGAACGCCGTCACGATCGAGTCCGAGGTCGCTCACGACCCGAACGGCTTCGTGGCCTACCCCGACGACGTCGACATTCCGCTGGTCGCCGTCGACGGCTCCGTGGTCGGCGTCGGTGCCGACTTCGCCACCGACGAGAGTGACGTCGACGCCAACCGACGGTTCCTCGTCAACGCCTGGGAAGATCGACTCGGCGGGACGGGAACCGTACTGTACGACGAGGGCCACGGCCAGGCACTGGGCCTCGAGGACTACAGTCAGCTCCGCACCCTCGCCGAATCGCGCGGCTTTACCGTCGAGGCTACGAGCGACCTCGAGAGCGGCCTCGCGGACGCCGACCTGGTGGTGATCACCTCGCCCGGAGAGGACTTCACCGACGACACCCTCGACGCCCTCTCTGCGTTCGTCACCGACGGCGGCGCGGTGTTCCTCCACGACGAGGCGAACTTCGGCGGCGACTCGACACCAGAACTCAACGCCATCGCCGACGCGCTCGACCTCGCGTTCCGCTTCAATTCCGATCAGGTCGTCGACGACGACAACAGCGCCTGGGCACCCTTCATCCCACAGACGACGAACGTCAACGAGGCGTTCGACTTCTTTGCAGGCGGCGGGGCGCTCGAGACGGCGGCCGTGCTGGCGACGGCGTCCCCGAGCAAGGCGTTTACATCAGCCGAACTCGACGCCCTCTCCACGTTCGTCGACGACGGCGGCGGGCTCTTGCTGTTCGACGAGTCCGAGCACATCAACGAGGAGACCGACAATCTGAACGCGATCGCCGAGCACCTCACCCTCCCGTTCCGGTTCAACGCCGACCAGGTCGAAGACGGGACGAACAATGCCGGAACCAGTTTCGTGCCGACGAGCGGGAACTTCAACACCGGCTTCGACTACTTCGGCGAGGTAGACGGCCCAACACTCGAGGACGGCGACGGCCTGGTCGTCATGACCCCCGAGGAGGCGTTCACCCAGGCCGAGCGCGATGCCCTCTCCGCGTACGTCGACGACGGAGGCGCACTCTTCCTGTTCGATCAGTCTGACTTCGGTGGCCAGGGCAACGAGGCCGTCGGCTTCGACGAGACGGAGAACCTGAACGAGATCGCCGACGCGCTCGATCTCGCGTTCCGCTTCAATTCCGATCAGGTCAACGACGAGGGTGATTTCAACATCGCCACGTCGAACCTCAATACGGACTTCCCGTACTTCGAAACCCGGGAGAAGTCGATCGCCATCCCCTTCGAACAGGGCGGCGAGTACTACGGCCGGGTCGTTCGAGTGTTCGACGGCGATACCGCCGAGGTGGAGTTCGACAGCGAGTTCGACTACCGGGACGTCGTCCGGCACATCGGCATCGACACGCCGGAAACGGGAACGGCAACGAACGATCCCGAGGAGTGGTTCGGCATCGACGACCTCGAGCACCTCGACGCCTGGGGGGCGAACGCCACCGCGTACTCGCTCGAGCGGCTGGCACCCGACGCGCAAGCCGGCGAGAGCGACGTCGAGGGTCGGCGCGTCAAGCTCACGTTCGATCCCGTCGAGCCGAAACGGGGTAACTACGGTCGGCTGTTGATGTACATGTACTACGACCCAGACGACTTCGACGCCGGCCCCGCCGGCCAGTACACGGTGAACTACAACCGCGAGATGATCGAGACGGGCCACGCCCGCATCTACTCCTCGGGCTTCTCGAAACACGACGCGTGGGCCGAAATCGAAGAGGCCGCCCTCGCCGACGGCATCGGCGTCTGGAGTGGGGCCGATTTCGACGCTCTCGAGGAGATCCGGAACGACCCGGTCGAATCGCTGTTCGTTCCCGAGGCCCGCAGCGTCCGAAGCCGCCGGGGCCGCGACGGTGGCCGCCTTCGCCCCGAGCGTGTCCCGGTGTACGCGAGTCAGACAGCGACCCAGGAACGCGGCTCGAGCGGGGTCGCCTACGACGACGTTCCACTGGTCGGCGTCGACGAACGCAAGAACCTCGCACTTGTCGGCGGGCTCTTGATCCACGAACAGTACGAGGGGGCCGAAGGGTTCGTCGACACGAGCGGCTACGGCAACTTCCCGTTCCTCGCGAACCTCATCGACTCGCTGTCGGAGACCGACGGGGACGTCCTGATCGCAGGTGGTCAGGGGCAGTTCAACGCCCCCGGTTCGATCTCCCTCGAGCGCTGTCAGTACTTCATGCGCTACCTCGAGGGGGTCGGCACGCGACTCCGGCAGGTCAACGACCTCGAGCGGACGCTCCCTCGCGAGGAGACGACGCCGCGTGCGGTGCTCGTGACGGCACCAGCGCGGGAACTCACGATGGGCGAGATCATCGCCCTCCGAAAATACCGAACCGAGGGCGGTGCCGTGATCCTCCTCGGCAGCGCCGACACCGACGACGACGGCTTCGCGAACCTGAACGCGCTCGCGAGCGGGCTGAACACGGATCTCCGGTTCAACGACGACCGCGTGATCGACGAGGACAGCCACCTCGCGGACGACCCGGCGATCCTCGAGACCGGGGCGTTCAACGACTCGTTCCCGCTGTTCGGGGCCTACGAGCCTGGTGAGTGA
- a CDS encoding NAD(+)/NADH kinase — protein MVADVGIVAQRDNERARAIAEELVRTVAAFGADAVVDDATGNAVDAPAVPVSAMGDCAFVVSIGGDGTFLFVARETGGVPLIGINLGEVGFLNAVSPAAAVDAVEGLLEEHQETSTIEGRSVPRLQASGEGWTLEPALNEIVVHGPRRGPAGGVEVDVAIDGVSYARSWADGTLVSTPTGSTAYNLSEGGPLVHPTVDALVVTQMCAAESMPPLVVGADSEVTLTLSGRGPTWAISDGRTRQELEPPETVTVTVADDPITLAGPEVHFFDALEKLE, from the coding sequence ATGGTAGCCGACGTCGGTATCGTCGCCCAGCGAGACAACGAGCGGGCTCGAGCCATCGCAGAGGAACTCGTCCGGACGGTCGCCGCATTCGGTGCCGACGCGGTGGTCGACGACGCCACCGGTAATGCGGTCGACGCCCCCGCCGTTCCCGTCTCCGCGATGGGCGACTGTGCCTTCGTCGTCAGCATCGGCGGCGACGGCACCTTTCTCTTCGTCGCCCGCGAAACCGGCGGCGTCCCCCTGATCGGTATCAACCTCGGCGAGGTCGGGTTTCTCAACGCGGTGTCACCGGCGGCCGCCGTCGACGCGGTCGAAGGGCTGCTCGAGGAGCACCAGGAGACGAGCACGATCGAGGGCCGATCCGTCCCGCGGCTACAGGCCAGTGGCGAGGGGTGGACGCTCGAGCCAGCGCTCAACGAGATCGTCGTCCACGGGCCGCGACGCGGGCCGGCCGGCGGGGTCGAGGTCGACGTGGCGATCGACGGCGTCTCGTACGCCCGAAGCTGGGCCGACGGCACGCTCGTCTCGACGCCGACGGGGTCGACGGCCTATAACCTGAGCGAGGGCGGGCCGCTCGTTCACCCGACCGTCGACGCCCTCGTCGTCACCCAGATGTGTGCCGCGGAGTCGATGCCGCCGCTGGTCGTGGGTGCCGACAGCGAGGTGACGCTCACCCTCTCCGGTCGGGGCCCCACCTGGGCGATCAGCGACGGCCGAACGCGCCAGGAACTCGAGCCACCCGAAACCGTAACCGTGACGGTCGCCGACGACCCGATCACCCTCGCCGGCCCGGAGGTGCACTTCTTCGACGCGCTGGAGAAACTCGAGTGA
- a CDS encoding DsbA family oxidoreductase, giving the protein MTTDAPRKPITIYADYVCPFCYLGRQSLEQYRRSRDAPLPIEWHPFDLRRGKRDSEGAIDRDVDDGKDDEYFEQAKANVRRLQERYEVEMAQELAIEVDSYDAQLASLFVAETDPERWEAFDEGVYDALWKDGRDISDGDVLAAIGDDIGVGAQDIRTALADEALRSRLESLFDEAAVAGISGVPTFVYEGYAAQGAVPPAHLERLVEGE; this is encoded by the coding sequence ATGACGACCGACGCACCTCGTAAGCCGATCACCATCTACGCCGACTACGTTTGCCCCTTCTGTTACCTCGGGCGACAGTCCCTCGAGCAGTATCGACGATCCCGTGACGCCCCACTCCCGATCGAGTGGCATCCGTTCGACCTTCGTCGCGGGAAGCGCGATTCGGAGGGAGCGATCGATCGCGACGTCGACGACGGGAAAGACGACGAGTACTTCGAGCAGGCGAAAGCGAACGTGCGCCGGCTGCAGGAGCGCTACGAGGTCGAGATGGCCCAGGAGCTGGCGATCGAAGTCGACTCCTACGACGCCCAGCTGGCATCGCTGTTCGTCGCGGAAACGGATCCCGAGCGGTGGGAGGCGTTCGACGAGGGGGTGTACGACGCGCTCTGGAAGGACGGGCGAGACATTAGCGACGGGGACGTTCTCGCTGCCATCGGCGACGACATCGGCGTCGGGGCGCAGGACATTCGGACTGCCCTCGCGGACGAGGCGCTTCGCTCCCGGCTCGAGTCGCTGTTCGACGAGGCCGCCGTCGCCGGGATCTCGGGCGTTCCGACGTTCGTTTACGAGGGGTACGCGGCGCAGGGTGCGGTGCCGCCGGCACACCTCGAGCGGCTGGTCGAGGGCGAGTGA
- a CDS encoding universal stress protein translates to MYERILFATDGSAHAETVAEHAIDIASTRTADLHVISIVDDRAFLVLDDERVKAVRNDLRVKAREAADAAASRAAAHDVPVETVIDTGNPAECIVDYAAEYDADLIIMGTSGDAYERNVVGSVSERVVRTAPVPVLTVGPDA, encoded by the coding sequence ATGTACGAGCGGATCCTCTTTGCCACCGACGGAAGCGCACACGCCGAGACGGTCGCCGAGCACGCGATCGATATCGCCAGTACGCGAACTGCAGACCTCCACGTCATCTCCATCGTCGACGACCGCGCGTTTCTCGTTCTCGACGACGAGCGCGTCAAGGCCGTTCGAAACGATTTGCGCGTGAAAGCGCGCGAGGCCGCTGACGCGGCGGCCAGCCGGGCGGCCGCACACGATGTTCCGGTCGAAACCGTCATCGACACCGGGAACCCGGCCGAATGCATCGTCGACTACGCTGCGGAGTACGACGCCGACCTGATCATCATGGGGACGAGCGGCGACGCCTACGAGCGAAACGTCGTGGGCAGCGTCTCCGAACGCGTCGTCAGAACGGCACCGGTACCGGTTCTTACGGTCGGGCCCGACGCCTGA
- a CDS encoding KaiC domain-containing protein — protein MSDELEDDWFERAIDERAASENEGAEPKADEPDGEGMDDADDAGAANSRPSNEDDDRSASRPSDGEGGDGGDGTGGDSEGGTLFDTDFASALEGVEVPEMAGPDVEDNTSGGGPTDFDELDFELGGPETPDFDAELDSNLERIDLGIDGLDRMIQGGVPVRSLLVVMGPAGTGKTTFGLQFLYHALEQGENAVFITLEESKQRVINSATEKGYDFDEYVESGQLAVVDVDPVEMANSLTSIRNELPRLIENFGASRLVLDSVSLLEMMYESRAKRRNEIYDFTRSLKEAGVTAMLTSEAAEESAYVSRYGIVEYLTDAVFVLQYVRPDDFRETRLAVEIQKIRDANHSREKKPYEITDEGLSVYQQANLF, from the coding sequence ATGAGTGACGAACTCGAGGACGACTGGTTCGAGCGGGCCATCGATGAGCGAGCGGCGAGTGAAAACGAGGGCGCCGAACCGAAAGCTGACGAGCCAGATGGGGAGGGGATGGACGATGCGGACGATGCGGGAGCGGCGAACTCGAGACCGTCGAACGAGGACGACGACCGATCTGCCTCGAGGCCCAGTGACGGCGAGGGCGGCGATGGAGGTGATGGCACCGGCGGCGATAGCGAGGGTGGGACGCTGTTCGACACGGACTTCGCGAGTGCCCTCGAGGGCGTCGAGGTGCCAGAGATGGCCGGGCCTGACGTCGAGGATAACACGAGCGGCGGCGGGCCGACGGACTTCGACGAACTGGATTTCGAACTCGGCGGCCCGGAGACGCCGGACTTCGATGCCGAACTCGATAGCAACCTCGAGCGCATCGATCTCGGGATCGACGGCCTGGATCGAATGATTCAGGGCGGCGTCCCCGTCCGATCCCTGCTGGTCGTGATGGGGCCGGCCGGCACCGGCAAAACCACGTTCGGCCTCCAGTTTCTCTATCACGCCCTCGAGCAGGGGGAGAACGCGGTGTTCATCACGCTCGAGGAGAGCAAACAACGCGTCATCAACAGCGCGACGGAGAAGGGGTACGATTTCGACGAGTACGTCGAATCGGGACAGCTCGCCGTCGTCGACGTCGACCCGGTCGAGATGGCGAACAGTCTGACCTCGATCCGAAACGAGTTGCCCCGCCTGATCGAGAACTTCGGAGCGAGCAGGCTGGTACTCGATTCGGTTTCGCTGCTCGAAATGATGTACGAAAGCCGCGCGAAACGTCGCAACGAGATTTACGACTTCACACGCAGCCTGAAGGAGGCGGGCGTAACGGCCATGTTGACCAGTGAGGCCGCAGAGGAGTCGGCGTACGTCTCCCGGTACGGCATCGTCGAGTACCTTACCGATGCGGTGTTCGTGTTGCAGTACGTCCGTCCCGACGATTTCCGCGAGACGCGGCTAGCGGTCGAGATCCAGAAGATCCGCGACGCGAACCACTCACGTGAGAAAAAGCCCTACGAGATTACGGACGAGGGGCTCTCGGTGTACCAGCAGGCGAATCTGTTTTAA
- a CDS encoding GTP-dependent dephospho-CoA kinase family protein, with translation MTRDDGDEPEPEPDAGSESETDGADTSSSERQLSLPQALRHELKDPMGPIETDARVLLESIDGPLITVGDVVTYHVLEAGREPDVALVDGQTKREAVDDEIERAVTADPAATITVTNPPAVLTESLLEALVTALERAEPTTIFVEGEEDLAVLPALLAAPDGAHVVYGQPDEGMVHVHVDESARARARALLERFEGDAAVLTHVIERNG, from the coding sequence GTGACTCGAGACGACGGCGACGAGCCCGAACCTGAGCCAGACGCTGGATCAGAATCGGAGACCGACGGCGCGGACACATCGAGCAGTGAGCGCCAGCTTTCACTCCCGCAAGCACTTCGCCACGAACTCAAAGACCCGATGGGTCCGATCGAAACCGACGCACGGGTGCTGCTCGAGTCGATCGACGGCCCGCTGATCACCGTTGGCGACGTGGTCACCTACCACGTCCTCGAGGCCGGTCGCGAACCCGACGTGGCGCTCGTCGACGGACAGACCAAACGGGAGGCCGTCGACGACGAGATCGAGCGCGCGGTTACCGCCGACCCGGCAGCGACGATCACCGTCACGAACCCGCCCGCCGTCCTGACCGAGTCGCTGCTCGAGGCGCTGGTCACGGCGCTCGAGCGCGCGGAGCCGACGACGATTTTCGTCGAGGGCGAGGAGGATCTGGCGGTGTTGCCGGCGCTGTTGGCCGCCCCCGACGGCGCACACGTCGTTTACGGCCAACCTGACGAGGGGATGGTACACGTCCACGTGGACGAGTCTGCTCGAGCACGTGCACGGGCGTTGCTCGAGCGGTTCGAGGGTGATGCGGCTGTGTTGACCCACGTTATCGAGCGGAACGGATAA
- a CDS encoding DoxX family protein, translating into MSTTTQNRLESRYGGITLEGYPHALTAWFVVALRFVMGGMMLFAGISKFTGEPFDASGFLVHGVDPVSPVSGLYAAMASNAALMEVTNVVIPTTQVLIGVALIFGGFVRLAALGGTLQMLAFYLGGWEGEFLALFDSTLIYAFVFMAIAAFGAGRILGADKYIEGLEVGGQKLVERYPPLRYLLG; encoded by the coding sequence ATGTCCACAACTACTCAAAACCGACTCGAAAGCCGCTACGGCGGCATCACGCTCGAAGGCTACCCCCACGCGCTGACCGCGTGGTTCGTCGTCGCCCTGCGTTTCGTCATGGGCGGTATGATGCTCTTTGCGGGCATCAGCAAGTTCACCGGTGAGCCGTTCGACGCTAGCGGGTTCCTCGTCCACGGTGTCGACCCGGTCAGCCCCGTCAGCGGGCTCTACGCCGCCATGGCCAGCAACGCCGCGTTGATGGAGGTCACGAACGTCGTCATTCCGACGACGCAGGTACTGATCGGGGTCGCGCTGATCTTCGGCGGCTTCGTCCGCCTGGCGGCCCTCGGCGGCACGCTCCAGATGCTCGCGTTCTACCTCGGCGGCTGGGAGGGCGAGTTCCTGGCCCTGTTCGACTCGACGCTGATCTACGCGTTCGTCTTCATGGCGATCGCCGCCTTCGGCGCGGGTCGGATCCTCGGCGCCGACAAGTACATTGAGGGACTCGAGGTCGGCGGTCAGAAGCTGGTCGAGCGCTACCCCCCACTCCGGTACCTCCTCGGCTAA